The Sulfurimonas lithotrophica genome includes a region encoding these proteins:
- a CDS encoding ammonium transporter: MKRWLKIAVLLLPSLALAEEAPTLDSGDTAWMMMSAALVLLMTPAGLALFYAGMTRSKNVLNTYAMVLGAFAVAFIAWIAAGYSMAFGDGGSLQSYIGGFGNMFLSGINWNDLSGTYPTYVFVVFQGTFAAITVAIASGSVIERIKFSTWLVFVAIWTIVVYAPITHMVWGGDGALLFDAGALDFAGGTVVHMNGGLAGLVLAYLVGKRNGYPKTAMKPMSVMLTALGAALLWFGWYGFNGGSAFGANAIAGLAYLTTTLATAVAAITWIVIEWLVFKKPTLLGAASGVVAGLVAITPAAGFVDVTGAIIVGSVGSIVAFYGVAVLKKKLGYDDSLDAFGIHFLAGLWGALATGLLALKDNDLLWDGPLKASGDRMGQFLVQLESVVVVGIFTLVGTVVVYYIASALTGGARVDEETEQVGLDEATHGEKVINL, from the coding sequence ATGAAGAGATGGTTAAAGATAGCGGTGCTGCTGTTACCGAGTTTGGCATTAGCTGAGGAAGCACCGACACTAGATAGCGGTGATACGGCATGGATGATGATGAGTGCGGCATTAGTATTATTAATGACACCGGCAGGTTTAGCACTGTTTTATGCAGGTATGACAAGAAGTAAGAACGTACTAAATACATATGCGATGGTATTAGGTGCATTTGCAGTAGCATTTATAGCATGGATAGCAGCCGGATATTCAATGGCATTTGGAGATGGAGGAAGCCTGCAGTCATATATAGGCGGATTTGGTAATATGTTCCTAAGCGGTATTAACTGGAACGACTTAAGCGGAACGTATCCAACATATGTATTTGTAGTATTCCAAGGTACATTTGCAGCAATCACGGTAGCAATCGCTTCTGGTTCAGTAATTGAACGTATTAAGTTCTCAACTTGGTTAGTATTTGTTGCAATCTGGACAATCGTAGTATATGCTCCAATCACTCACATGGTATGGGGTGGTGATGGTGCACTACTATTTGATGCAGGTGCATTAGACTTTGCAGGTGGTACGGTTGTACACATGAACGGTGGTTTAGCAGGTTTAGTATTAGCATACTTAGTAGGTAAACGTAACGGTTATCCAAAAACAGCAATGAAACCAATGTCTGTAATGTTAACAGCTCTTGGTGCAGCACTGTTATGGTTTGGTTGGTACGGATTCAACGGTGGATCTGCATTTGGTGCAAACGCAATCGCTGGTTTAGCTTACCTTACAACAACTCTTGCAACGGCAGTAGCAGCTATCACTTGGATAGTAATAGAGTGGTTAGTATTTAAAAAACCTACACTACTAGGTGCAGCTTCAGGTGTAGTAGCAGGTCTGGTAGCAATTACTCCGGCAGCAGGGTTTGTAGATGTAACAGGAGCAATCATAGTCGGTTCAGTAGGTTCAATAGTAGCATTTTACGGTGTAGCTGTACTTAAAAAGAAACTTGGATACGATGATTCACTAGATGCATTCGGTATTCACTTTCTAGCAGGTCTATGGGGTGCATTGGCAACCGGACTACTAGCACTAAAAGATAATGACTTACTATGGGATGGACCACTAAAAGCAAGTGGAGACAGAATGGGTCAATTCCTAGTTCAATTAGAATCGGTAGTAGTAGTCGGTATCTTTACATTAGTAGGTACAGTAGTAGTTTACTATATAGCTTCAGCATTAACAGGCGGTGCTAGAGTAGATGAAGAGACAGAACAAGTTGGTCTTGATGAAGCTACGCATGGTGAAAAAGTTATAAATTTATAG
- a CDS encoding P-II family nitrogen regulator, with protein sequence MKRIEAVIKPFKLEDVKDALAEIGVTGMTVSEVKGYGRQKGHSELYRGAEYVVDFLPKIKMEMIVEDKDVDQVTSTIVEAARTGKIGDGKIFVSDVDKIIRIRTGETDNEAI encoded by the coding sequence ATGAAAAGAATAGAAGCGGTTATTAAACCATTTAAATTAGAAGATGTAAAGGATGCACTGGCTGAGATCGGTGTTACGGGTATGACTGTAAGTGAAGTAAAAGGTTACGGACGCCAGAAAGGTCACAGTGAGTTATATCGCGGGGCTGAGTATGTAGTAGATTTTTTACCGAAGATCAAGATGGAGATGATAGTAGAGGATAAAGATGTAGATCAGGTTACATCAACAATCGTTGAAGCTGCTCGTACAGGTAAAATCGGTGATGGTAAGATATTTGTTAGTGATGTAGATAAAATTATCCGTATCCGTACAGGTGAGACTGATAACGAAGCTATATAA